In the genome of Pristis pectinata isolate sPriPec2 chromosome 10, sPriPec2.1.pri, whole genome shotgun sequence, one region contains:
- the lratd1 gene encoding protein LRATD1 → MGNQIDRITHLNYSELPTGDPSGIEKDELRVGVAYFFSDDEDELDERAPQPEKLWREPSPSREGTAAVLLLGELEYSAFCCHECIFSKLGGSQDLSAYPVSALLPRCRAGDLLELARGGGQPAHWVVYVGASRVVHLQGQEIREEHLAQVSGGRLARIVNGWYRYRALPAELVVQNARGHVGLRGREVCWTNSESFAAWCRFGKREFKAGGEARGAGGQEGGQVQEGRYLLKLHLPDSRVHTLNFPSLEDLIREKRRQDAGGKLGVLKELSVLNQK, encoded by the coding sequence ATGGGAAATCAAATCGACCGGATCACCCACCTGAACTACAGCGAGCTCCCCACGGGCGATCCCTCGGGCATCGAGAAGGACGAGCTGAGGGTGGGGGTGGCCTACTTCTTCTCGGACGACGAAGATGAGCTGGACGAGCGGGCACCACAGCCCGAGAAGTTGTGGAGGGAGCCGAGCCCGTCCAGGGAGGGCACAGCGGCGGTGCTGCTGCTGGGTGAGCTGGAGTACTCTGCCTTCTGCTGCCACGAGTGCATCTTCTCCAAGCTGGGTGGCAGCCAGGACCTCAGCGCCTACCCGGTGAGCGCGCTGCTGCCCAGGTGCCGGGCGGGCGACCTCCTGGAGCTGGCGCGCGGCGGCGGGCAGCCGGCTCACTGGGTGGTGTACGTGGGCGCCAGCCGGGTCGTCCACCTGCAGGGACAGGAGATCCGCGAGGAGCACCTGGCGCAGGTGAGCGGAGGGCGCCTGGCGCGCATCGTCAATGGCTGGTACCGCTACCGGGCGCTGCCAGCCGAGCTGGTGGTGCAGAATGCACGGGGCCACGTCGGCCTCCGGGGCCGCGAGGTGTGCTGGACCAACTCAGAGAGCTTCGCCGCCTGGTGCCGGTTCGGCAAGCGGGAATTCAAGGCAGGCGGGGAGGCCCGGGGTGCAGGAGGGCAGGAAGGCGGGCAGGTGCAGGAGGGCCGCTACCTGCTCAAGCTGCACCTGCCTGACAGCAGGGTGCACACGCTCAACTTCCCCAGCCTGGAAGACCTGATCAGGGAGAAGCGTCGCCAGGACGCTGGCGGCAAACTGGGAGTGCTGAAGGAGCTGTCGGTGCTGAACCAAAAATAG